Proteins co-encoded in one Vidua macroura isolate BioBank_ID:100142 chromosome 13, ASM2450914v1, whole genome shotgun sequence genomic window:
- the ITIH4 gene encoding inter-alpha-trypsin inhibitor heavy chain H4 isoform X1 — protein sequence MEQRTLLALMVFSSLIVLAETNDQKHAVEIYSLHVDCKVTSRFAHTVITSRIVNRANESQEATFEVELPKTAFITNFSMSIDGEVYPGIIKEKTAAQNEYDSAVSQGQSAGLVKITDRKLEQFHVSVSIAAASKVTFQLTYEELLKRQLGKYELLIKVRPKQLVKHFQIDVHIFEPQGIHFLETDSTFMTNELTEALTKVQNETKAHILFKPTLDQQKKNSELDETLLNGDFVVRYDVKREATAGDIQIVNGYFVHYFAPQEMPVFPKNVIFVIDRSGSMTGRKIEQTRDALLKILQDLRQEDHFSFITFNNKVVEWKSSLLPATEENVASAAALVQTLTARGGTDISGALLAAVGVLEKAEGLPEQSISMIILLTDGQPTSGERNVEVIQENVQKAINGKYALFCLGFGFDVSYKFLEKMALSNGGIARRIYENADAALQLQGFYQEVATPILMQIEMQYPENSIEGLTKNNFKLFFEGSEIIVSGKISNELDFLPVEIKAQSHMSNFTLKEEANVKEKEQVFQNQKYIFGNFIERLWAYLNIQQLLEEAISAQEEDQKALEAQALDLSLRYSFLTPLTSMVVTKPQQQEELANKPTEADNEKPSSLPARASFKIFRSRMPSEDDSGALRVKSGSPAGRWRSELQAGSNRKMFSVSRFRDAVRAQPIANEHPQLLLQLPRQNERICLNIDKRAQTSVHLLSDPEQGLTVMGKLGDGINHFVQFDINYVNPPVQIHVYTHAILVSHNNKNNWLSWTKSTSSTIQGLKVSVEKERSITASLPNTVTVKIALVSFPDDFLGLYFLNTDRFSDKVTGVLGQFYSKVQFDSNSNNDQRAVERLLRVSGSEHKVSRSYKKDYRLESASEPVSCWSIDLTP from the exons ATGGAGCAGAGAACACTTCTTGCATTGATGGTCTTTTCCTCACTCATAGTATTAGCAGAAACTAATGATCAGAAg catgctGTTGAAATATACAGCCTCCATGTGGACTGCAAGGTCACATCACGATTTGCTCACACTGTCATCACCAGCAGAATTGTCAACCGAGCAAATGAATCCCAAGAGGCCACCTTTGAAGTGGAGTTACCCAAGACAGCCTTCATCACCAACTTCTCCAT GTCCATTGATGGTGAAGTATACCCAGGAATAATAAAGGAGAAAACTGCTGCTCAAAATGAGTATGACTCGGCAGTCTCGCAGGGACAGAGCGCTGGCCTCGTCAA aATTACAGACAGAAAGCTGGAGCAGTTCCACGTGTCTGTCAGCATCGCAGCTGCCAGCAAAGTCACTTTTCAGCTGACCtatgaggagctgctgaagcGGCAGCTGGGGAAGTACGAGCTGCTCATCAAGGTCCGGCCCAAGCAGCTCGTTAAGCACTTCCAG ATCGACGTGCACATCTTCGAGCCCCAGGGCATTCACTTCTTGGAGACAGACAGCACATTCATGACAAACGAGTTAACTGAGGCACTCACCAAAGTGCAGAACGAAACCAAG gctcatattttatttaagcCAACTCTAgatcaacagaagaaaaattctgaaCTTGATGAAACGCTCCTCAATGGTGATTTTGTTGTGCGTTATGATGTTAAGAGAGAAGCTACTGCAGGTGATatacag ATTGTCAATGGGTATTTTGTCCATTACTTTGCACCCCAAGAAATGCCAGTGTTTCCCAAAAATGTCATCTTTGTTATAGACCGAAGTGGCTCCATGACAGGCAGAAAAATTGAACAG ACAAGGGATGCCCTGTTGAAGATTTTGCAGGACCTTCGCCAAGAAGATCATTTCAGCTTTATCACCTTCAACAACAAAGTTGTGGAGTGGAAGAGCTCTTTGCTGCCAGCCACTGAGGAGAACGTGGCCAGTGCTGCAGCACTCGTGCAGACTCTCACTGCCAGGGGAG GCACAGATATCAGTGgtgccctgctggctgctgtgggtgtgCTGGAGAAAGCCGAGGGGTTGCCAGAGCAAAGCATCTCCATGATTATTTTGCTGACAGATGGCCAGCCCACTTCTG GTGAGAGAAATGTGGAAGTAATTCAAGAAAACGTTCAGAAAGCAATCAATGGGAAATATGCTCTTTTCTGCCTTGGCTTTGGGTTTGATGTCAGTTATAAATTCCTGGAGAAAATGGCCCTGAGCAATGGGGGAATAGCACGGCGTATCTATGAAAATgctgatgcagccctgcagctccag GGCTTTTATCAAGAAGTGGCTACCCCAATATTAATGCAAATTGAAATGCAGTATCCAGAAAATTCCATTGAAGGATTAACCAAGAACAATTTCAAGCTGTTTTTTGAAGGATCTGAAATTATAGTATCTGGAAAAATTAGTAATGAGCTGGATTTTTTACCAGTGGAAATTAAAGCTCAGTCA CACATGAGTAATTTTACTCTTAAGGAAGAGGCAAATGTCAAAGAGAAGGAGCAAGTATTCCAAAATCAAAAATACATCTTTGGGAATTTCATAGAGAGACTCTGGGCTTACTTGAACATTCAGCAGCTTCTGGAAGAAGC TATTTCAGCCCAAGAAGAGGACCAGAAGGCCCTAGAGGCCCAAGCCTTGGATCTGTCCCTGCGGTACAGCTTTCTCACACCCCTCACTTCCATGGTGGTcaccaaaccccagcagcaggaggagctggcaaACAAACCCACCGAGGCTG ATAATGAGAAGCCCAGCAGTCTTCCAGCACGAg CATCTTTCAAAATATTCCGCTCAAGAATGCCTTCTGAGGATGattcag gtGCTCTTAGAGTGAAGAGTGGGTCACCTGCTG GTCGGTGGCGCTCTGAGCTCCAAGCTGGCAGCAACAGGAAGATGTTTTCA GTTTCCAGGTTCAGAGATGCCGTAAGAGCACAACCTATTG ccaatgaacatccacaacttctcttgCAATTACCCAGACAAAATGAAAGGATCTGTTTAAATATTGATAAAAGAGCACAAACCTCTGTCCACCTGCTGTCAGATCCAGAGCAAG GACTCACAGTGATGGGGAAACTTGGAGATGGAATAAATCACTTTGTGCAGTTTGATATTAACTACGTGAATCCCCCCGTGCAAATCCATGTCTACACTCATGCGATCCTTGTAAGCCACAATAACAAGAACAATTGGCTGTCATGGACAAAGTCAACCTCCTCCACCATCCAGGG GCTGAAAGTGTCAGTTGAAAAGGAAAGGAGCATTACAGCATCACTGCCCAATACAGTCACAGTAAAAATTGCCTTGGTCAGCTTTCCAGATGATTTCCTTGGGCTCTATTTCTTGAACACCGACCGTTTTTCGGACAAAGTCACTGGAGTTCTGG GTCAATTTTATTCAAAAGTACAATTTGACAGTAACTCCAACAATGATCAGAGAGCTGTGGAAAGACTCCTGAGAGTGTCTGGATCTGAGCACAAAGTTTCCAG GTCGTACAAGAAAGATTACAGGCTCGAGTCAGCCAGTGAACCTGTTTCCTGCTGGTCAATAGATCTAACtccctag
- the MUSTN1 gene encoding musculoskeletal embryonic nuclear protein 1 produces MSQPAPVKKKRPPVKEEDLKGARGNLAKNQEIKSKTYQVMRQCEQMGSAAPSIFSRARTGGETVFEKPKDEPAKSVFG; encoded by the exons ATGTCACAG CCAGCCCCTGTGAAAAAGAAGCGTCCTCCAGTGAAGGAAGAAGACCTCAAAGGAGCCAGAGGAAACCTTGCCAAAAACCAGGAAATTAAATCCAAAACCTACCAAGTGATGAGGCAGTGTG AACAAATGGGCTCTGCAGCACCTTCCATATTTAGCCGGGCTCGGACAGGGGGTGAAACAGTCTTTGAGAAACCGAAGGATGAGCCAGCCAAGAGCGTCTTTGGCTGA
- the ITIH4 gene encoding inter-alpha-trypsin inhibitor heavy chain H4 isoform X2 — translation MEQRTLLALMVFSSLIVLAETNDQKHAVEIYSLHVDCKVTSRFAHTVITSRIVNRANESQEATFEVELPKTAFITNFSMSIDGEVYPGIIKEKTAAQNEYDSAVSQGQSAGLVKITDRKLEQFHVSVSIAAASKVTFQLTYEELLKRQLGKYELLIKVRPKQLVKHFQIDVHIFEPQGIHFLETDSTFMTNELTEALTKVQNETKAHILFKPTLDQQKKNSELDETLLNGDFVVRYDVKREATAGDIQIVNGYFVHYFAPQEMPVFPKNVIFVIDRSGSMTGRKIEQTRDALLKILQDLRQEDHFSFITFNNKVVEWKSSLLPATEENVASAAALVQTLTARGGTDISGALLAAVGVLEKAEGLPEQSISMIILLTDGQPTSGERNVEVIQENVQKAINGKYALFCLGFGFDVSYKFLEKMALSNGGIARRIYENADAALQLQGFYQEVATPILMQIEMQYPENSIEGLTKNNFKLFFEGSEIIVSGKISNELDFLPVEIKAQSHMSNFTLKEEANVKEKEQVFQNQKYIFGNFIERLWAYLNIQQLLEEAISAQEEDQKALEAQALDLSLRYSFLTPLTSMVVTKPQQQEELANKPTEADNEKPSSLPARGALRVKSGSPAGRWRSELQAGSNRKMFSVSRFRDAVRAQPIANEHPQLLLQLPRQNERICLNIDKRAQTSVHLLSDPEQGLTVMGKLGDGINHFVQFDINYVNPPVQIHVYTHAILVSHNNKNNWLSWTKSTSSTIQGLKVSVEKERSITASLPNTVTVKIALVSFPDDFLGLYFLNTDRFSDKVTGVLGQFYSKVQFDSNSNNDQRAVERLLRVSGSEHKVSRSYKKDYRLESASEPVSCWSIDLTP, via the exons ATGGAGCAGAGAACACTTCTTGCATTGATGGTCTTTTCCTCACTCATAGTATTAGCAGAAACTAATGATCAGAAg catgctGTTGAAATATACAGCCTCCATGTGGACTGCAAGGTCACATCACGATTTGCTCACACTGTCATCACCAGCAGAATTGTCAACCGAGCAAATGAATCCCAAGAGGCCACCTTTGAAGTGGAGTTACCCAAGACAGCCTTCATCACCAACTTCTCCAT GTCCATTGATGGTGAAGTATACCCAGGAATAATAAAGGAGAAAACTGCTGCTCAAAATGAGTATGACTCGGCAGTCTCGCAGGGACAGAGCGCTGGCCTCGTCAA aATTACAGACAGAAAGCTGGAGCAGTTCCACGTGTCTGTCAGCATCGCAGCTGCCAGCAAAGTCACTTTTCAGCTGACCtatgaggagctgctgaagcGGCAGCTGGGGAAGTACGAGCTGCTCATCAAGGTCCGGCCCAAGCAGCTCGTTAAGCACTTCCAG ATCGACGTGCACATCTTCGAGCCCCAGGGCATTCACTTCTTGGAGACAGACAGCACATTCATGACAAACGAGTTAACTGAGGCACTCACCAAAGTGCAGAACGAAACCAAG gctcatattttatttaagcCAACTCTAgatcaacagaagaaaaattctgaaCTTGATGAAACGCTCCTCAATGGTGATTTTGTTGTGCGTTATGATGTTAAGAGAGAAGCTACTGCAGGTGATatacag ATTGTCAATGGGTATTTTGTCCATTACTTTGCACCCCAAGAAATGCCAGTGTTTCCCAAAAATGTCATCTTTGTTATAGACCGAAGTGGCTCCATGACAGGCAGAAAAATTGAACAG ACAAGGGATGCCCTGTTGAAGATTTTGCAGGACCTTCGCCAAGAAGATCATTTCAGCTTTATCACCTTCAACAACAAAGTTGTGGAGTGGAAGAGCTCTTTGCTGCCAGCCACTGAGGAGAACGTGGCCAGTGCTGCAGCACTCGTGCAGACTCTCACTGCCAGGGGAG GCACAGATATCAGTGgtgccctgctggctgctgtgggtgtgCTGGAGAAAGCCGAGGGGTTGCCAGAGCAAAGCATCTCCATGATTATTTTGCTGACAGATGGCCAGCCCACTTCTG GTGAGAGAAATGTGGAAGTAATTCAAGAAAACGTTCAGAAAGCAATCAATGGGAAATATGCTCTTTTCTGCCTTGGCTTTGGGTTTGATGTCAGTTATAAATTCCTGGAGAAAATGGCCCTGAGCAATGGGGGAATAGCACGGCGTATCTATGAAAATgctgatgcagccctgcagctccag GGCTTTTATCAAGAAGTGGCTACCCCAATATTAATGCAAATTGAAATGCAGTATCCAGAAAATTCCATTGAAGGATTAACCAAGAACAATTTCAAGCTGTTTTTTGAAGGATCTGAAATTATAGTATCTGGAAAAATTAGTAATGAGCTGGATTTTTTACCAGTGGAAATTAAAGCTCAGTCA CACATGAGTAATTTTACTCTTAAGGAAGAGGCAAATGTCAAAGAGAAGGAGCAAGTATTCCAAAATCAAAAATACATCTTTGGGAATTTCATAGAGAGACTCTGGGCTTACTTGAACATTCAGCAGCTTCTGGAAGAAGC TATTTCAGCCCAAGAAGAGGACCAGAAGGCCCTAGAGGCCCAAGCCTTGGATCTGTCCCTGCGGTACAGCTTTCTCACACCCCTCACTTCCATGGTGGTcaccaaaccccagcagcaggaggagctggcaaACAAACCCACCGAGGCTG ATAATGAGAAGCCCAGCAGTCTTCCAGCACGAg gtGCTCTTAGAGTGAAGAGTGGGTCACCTGCTG GTCGGTGGCGCTCTGAGCTCCAAGCTGGCAGCAACAGGAAGATGTTTTCA GTTTCCAGGTTCAGAGATGCCGTAAGAGCACAACCTATTG ccaatgaacatccacaacttctcttgCAATTACCCAGACAAAATGAAAGGATCTGTTTAAATATTGATAAAAGAGCACAAACCTCTGTCCACCTGCTGTCAGATCCAGAGCAAG GACTCACAGTGATGGGGAAACTTGGAGATGGAATAAATCACTTTGTGCAGTTTGATATTAACTACGTGAATCCCCCCGTGCAAATCCATGTCTACACTCATGCGATCCTTGTAAGCCACAATAACAAGAACAATTGGCTGTCATGGACAAAGTCAACCTCCTCCACCATCCAGGG GCTGAAAGTGTCAGTTGAAAAGGAAAGGAGCATTACAGCATCACTGCCCAATACAGTCACAGTAAAAATTGCCTTGGTCAGCTTTCCAGATGATTTCCTTGGGCTCTATTTCTTGAACACCGACCGTTTTTCGGACAAAGTCACTGGAGTTCTGG GTCAATTTTATTCAAAAGTACAATTTGACAGTAACTCCAACAATGATCAGAGAGCTGTGGAAAGACTCCTGAGAGTGTCTGGATCTGAGCACAAAGTTTCCAG GTCGTACAAGAAAGATTACAGGCTCGAGTCAGCCAGTGAACCTGTTTCCTGCTGGTCAATAGATCTAACtccctag